AATAAAATAATAAAAATATGAAAATAAAAAAAGGAAAGGTTAAAATTCCTTTGAAAGATATGACAAGAATATTGATGCGGCAGTCAAGTCCGCAGTAGTTCCAAGATTCAATTTATTCTCATAAAGATAATCGTCAAATTCCAAAAGAATTTCAACAAATGAATCATCATCTTTAAAGGCCAAAAGCTCTTCAGCTTTCTTGGAAACGGATTCTGCCACTTCATTGCCATATTTTCTTGAGATTAAAGTGTCTGGAATTTGAGACAATATTGTCATGAATGTCAAGACGGTAGCCTTGTTGATTACATCCACATCATCAGAGCTTTCCCAGAAGTCTTTAAAGCAAGGATAACCTATTTCAAAACAGACTGGCATCTTATTGGTAAGCTCATTTGCCAACCTGTCCCATCCTGCGGAAATCTCCAAAACGTCAAACATTGTTTGATTGTTCGCACGCAATTCATCCTTCGCCTTTTCACTCATCACATCAAACTCTTCCTGATCTCCCATACCTCCGGCATCTGCAACATTGATTGCATCATAGAGATTCACTGCATCTTCCACGGTTGTGGCATCCATTAAACGACCTACATTCTCTTGAATCTCATCAAAACTGTCGCTTATTGCAGCTGAAGCGGCTATTGGAATGCACATCATCATAATGCCCAGATTGGTATTGGTTTCAATCCATCTATTGGTCTCATCAACAGCTTGTAGAATGTATCTACCGAGTTCCGCTTTGGATAAGTCATCAACCTCTTTAGCTTGGAGTGCAACCTCTTCCATAGTATCTCCAATGACTACAGCGCTTATTGCAAAGTCCTGAAATACCATGTCATCGTAATTTCTGGTTCTGTGAACATTTCCAGGCTTTGGCCAACCGCTGACTTCAAGAACAGATGCTATCTGAGCCAATTTGGCAATTTCCTTTGCTTCCATAATAAACACCTAATAATAAGAATAAAATGATAAAAATAATAAAAGATTATCTAATTACAAATGGTCTAAAGCATATGGAGCAAAATTGGTTATGATCAAATCAGCTCCAGCTCTTTTGATGGACAACAATGCTTCCATTATTGAATCTTCAGTCAAATAGCCATTTTCAATTCCTGCCATGATCATGGAGTATTCACCACTGACATTATATGTTGCCAAAGGCAAGTCAAACTCTTCCTTAATGGTCTTGATGATATCCAAGTAAGGCAATGCAGGCTTGACCATCAAAAAGTCAGCACCTTCAATCACATCAAGCTCCGCTTCCCTGATTGCTTCAAGAGCATTTGCAGGGTCCATCTGATATGATTTCCTATTTCCTGCAGAAGGAGCGGAACATGCGGCTTCCCGAAATGGAGCGTAAAATGAAGAAGCGAATTTAACTGAATAAGACATAATCATTGTATTGTAATAACCGTTTTCATCAAGAATCTCCCTTAAGGCCTGTATTCTACCGTCCATCATGTCAGATGGTGCCACAATATCAGCACCTGCCTCTGCATGGGACAATGCAACCTTTGCAAGATATTCCAATGACTCATCATTTAGGA
This genomic interval from Methanobrevibacter sp. contains the following:
- a CDS encoding triphosphoribosyl-dephospho-CoA synthase: MEAKEIAKLAQIASVLEVSGWPKPGNVHRTRNYDDMVFQDFAISAVVIGDTMEEVALQAKEVDDLSKAELGRYILQAVDETNRWIETNTNLGIMMMCIPIAASAAISDSFDEIQENVGRLMDATTVEDAVNLYDAINVADAGGMGDQEEFDVMSEKAKDELRANNQTMFDVLEISAGWDRLANELTNKMPVCFEIGYPCFKDFWESSDDVDVINKATVLTFMTILSQIPDTLISRKYGNEVAESVSKKAEELLAFKDDDSFVEILLEFDDYLYENKLNLGTTADLTAASIFLSYLSKEF
- the hemB gene encoding porphobilinogen synthase, whose protein sequence is MNFPITRMRRYRKNSKIRDIVRETKLNKEDLIYPIFVKEDLKDGEKEAISTMPGEYRYSLNDCVEYAKELESKGLRSIIVFGIPSSDKKDAIGSPAFASTGIVQRTVRKLKEETDLVIITDVCLCQYTSHGHCGLIKKNDDTDFGFEILNDESLEYLAKVALSHAEAGADIVAPSDMMDGRIQALREILDENGYYNTMIMSYSVKFASSFYAPFREAACSAPSAGNRKSYQMDPANALEAIREAELDVIEGADFLMVKPALPYLDIIKTIKEEFDLPLATYNVSGEYSMIMAGIENGYLTEDSIMEALLSIKRAGADLIITNFAPYALDHL